In the genome of Halapricum salinum, one region contains:
- a CDS encoding DUF2070 family protein → MTATQGDLAALSRFVFRAPRWYTTLAFALLIAAVSGVAAFDSAFVLDDAWQGVFFVGVPTVAASLLTPIFDQRLGGQLTYNRSSLLALTCELVVIGILTAAATAVLVTPLEQPFVFDALLVALASIFAFRLLIVMAVSRHRLAVAAIPASIQTVAGAALLFVYTGTLRYYQFGGALVDRLFSRADHANLPMSFAPEDFLLLGGMCALYAGAVWLFLVVIDRPWQRSLGVSVLDFIQGFIGHVAEGTRELEDFFEEIGEDAVVPVTVLSFRDANAGDEKARFVLPMIHPGPMGDIGGGNLPERIASHSEGLAFPPHATAGHDFNLVTEREVGRIVDAADRAHERIDYTASATRGHRVESGEATLTGHAFDCNALAVATFSPGYADDVEYGVGLSAIAEARNGHIEDVLLADAHNCNNGLTGPDLGHVTPGSQRSFDLIEGARELSERLADAPRSDLALGTAHDPTSWKPEEGIGPLGIRVALLDVDDHTTAYVLVDGNNMEPGLRERIVEDVGGADLVEVLTSDTHVVNTMEAENQVGDEIPEDDLLAMIDELVDDARADLEPVEAGMATERAEVTVFGNDRTETLASTANAVVSLGGALAGAFIVAVLAVSVLLFFLT, encoded by the coding sequence ATGACAGCTACGCAGGGCGACCTGGCGGCGCTGTCGCGGTTCGTCTTCAGGGCTCCGCGGTGGTACACGACGCTCGCGTTCGCACTCCTGATCGCGGCCGTCAGCGGCGTCGCCGCCTTCGACTCGGCGTTCGTGCTGGACGACGCCTGGCAGGGCGTGTTCTTCGTCGGGGTTCCCACCGTCGCTGCGAGTCTCCTGACCCCGATCTTCGACCAGCGACTCGGCGGGCAACTCACTTACAATCGCTCGTCGCTGCTGGCGCTGACCTGCGAACTCGTCGTCATCGGAATCCTGACGGCCGCAGCGACAGCCGTCCTCGTCACGCCGCTCGAACAGCCGTTCGTCTTCGACGCACTGCTGGTCGCGCTGGCGTCGATCTTCGCCTTTCGACTCCTGATCGTGATGGCGGTCTCCCGACACAGATTGGCCGTCGCGGCCATCCCCGCGAGCATCCAGACCGTTGCCGGCGCGGCGCTGCTGTTCGTCTACACCGGAACCCTCCGCTACTACCAGTTCGGCGGCGCGCTCGTCGACCGGCTCTTCTCGCGGGCTGACCACGCGAACCTCCCGATGAGCTTCGCACCGGAAGACTTCCTCCTACTCGGCGGCATGTGCGCCCTCTACGCCGGAGCCGTCTGGCTATTTTTAGTCGTCATCGACCGCCCCTGGCAGCGCAGTCTCGGCGTCAGCGTTCTCGATTTCATCCAGGGCTTCATCGGCCACGTCGCCGAAGGCACGCGCGAACTGGAGGACTTCTTCGAGGAGATTGGCGAGGACGCCGTCGTCCCCGTCACGGTCCTCTCGTTCCGTGACGCCAACGCTGGCGACGAAAAGGCTCGGTTCGTCCTCCCGATGATCCACCCCGGGCCGATGGGTGACATCGGCGGCGGCAACCTCCCCGAGCGCATCGCCAGCCACTCGGAAGGGCTGGCGTTCCCGCCGCACGCCACCGCCGGCCACGACTTCAACCTCGTCACCGAACGCGAGGTCGGCCGGATCGTCGACGCCGCCGACCGCGCCCACGAGCGGATCGACTACACCGCGAGCGCGACCCGCGGCCACCGCGTCGAATCCGGCGAGGCGACGCTGACCGGCCATGCCTTCGACTGCAACGCGCTGGCGGTCGCCACCTTCTCGCCGGGCTACGCCGACGACGTCGAGTACGGCGTCGGCCTCTCGGCGATCGCAGAGGCTCGCAACGGCCACATCGAGGACGTCCTGCTCGCGGACGCGCACAACTGCAACAACGGCCTCACCGGACCGGACCTGGGCCACGTCACGCCCGGCAGCCAGCGCTCGTTCGACCTCATCGAGGGAGCACGCGAACTCAGCGAGCGACTCGCCGACGCTCCCCGATCCGACCTCGCGCTCGGAACGGCCCACGATCCCACCTCCTGGAAACCCGAGGAAGGAATCGGTCCCCTGGGGATCCGGGTCGCCCTCCTCGACGTCGACGATCACACCACCGCCTACGTCCTCGTCGACGGCAACAACATGGAGCCCGGCCTCCGAGAGCGGATCGTCGAGGACGTCGGCGGGGCCGACCTCGTCGAAGTCCTGACTTCCGATACGCACGTGGTCAACACCATGGAAGCGGAAAATCAGGTCGGCGACGAGATTCCCGAAGACGACCTCCTGGCGATGATCGACGAGCTCGTCGACGACGCACGCGCCGACCTCGAACCCGTCGAGGCAGGCATGGCCACCGAGCGAGCCGAAGTGACCGTCTTCGGCAACGACCGCACCGAGACGCTCGCCTCGACCGCCAACGCCGTCGTCTCGCTCGGCGGTGCTCTGGCCGGCGCGTTCATCGTGGCCGTCCTTGCGGTCAGCGTCCTGTTGTTCTTCCTGACCTGA
- a CDS encoding DUF58 domain-containing protein, with protein MSDGEMTDRQSDDGPADAAGKARVPLPDEQRDRTLSSAALVTLAIAVVLVGIAAVFIAVPGLSPTLDLTFVIELLMALFALGAALTFTVRYLRGEHDQLDPPLVEYRSTISVPGESLDADLVGARADSSAGLYRQLKDVRERLEDLLERALAQTGAAAEEAQETIQSGGWTDDRIAASFFTSGQPFSAVERARLRASRVRVREVQARHAIAAIADRLSVTDREWTDPDDRGDISAIEEGWVGRFEDVEFRDRETNRWRLVGALTLTAVGLGVLLRAPSLVLAAVPGTGLIAYRYLGSTPAPALVVERAVDEDDPNPGEEVRVTVTVTNAGDGMAFDLRLLDGVPPSLGVVDGSPRHGTTLQPGASTRFAYVVEADRGEHRFESPLVVARDPSGGIERTATVDAEGEQFIRCEPRPTQELSVPVRTQTSRDVGRVVTDSGGSGLEFHSVREYRSGDPMKRIDWNRAARGGGMATLQFREEHAATVVLLIDARDEAFVAPDRSSSSALERSLGAVAEVFLSRLDSDDRVGLAALAADDCWLAPGAGHGHWPLARRLLTTDSAFTETGGDKRFYPIVAMRRLRKKLPKNAQLVLFSPLCDDTAVWMARRLHAYGYPMTVVSPDPTTTVSPGRTTAHMERQLRLSRLRRADVRVIDWEFDEPLEAATTRATRRWSR; from the coding sequence ATGTCTGATGGTGAGATGACCGACCGACAGAGCGACGACGGACCGGCCGACGCCGCCGGCAAGGCACGCGTCCCGCTGCCGGACGAACAGCGGGACCGGACGCTTTCCAGTGCCGCGCTCGTCACGCTCGCGATCGCGGTCGTGCTGGTCGGGATCGCAGCCGTCTTCATCGCCGTCCCTGGACTCTCTCCGACGCTCGATCTCACGTTCGTTATCGAACTGTTGATGGCGCTGTTCGCGCTCGGCGCGGCGCTCACGTTCACGGTTCGATACCTTCGTGGCGAGCACGACCAGCTCGATCCGCCGCTGGTCGAGTATCGGTCGACGATCTCCGTCCCGGGAGAGTCCCTCGACGCCGATCTCGTCGGTGCCAGAGCCGACAGCTCCGCCGGGCTCTACAGACAGCTCAAGGACGTCCGCGAGCGCCTCGAAGACCTCCTCGAACGGGCGCTCGCCCAGACCGGGGCCGCGGCCGAGGAAGCCCAGGAGACGATCCAGTCGGGCGGGTGGACCGACGACCGGATCGCCGCCAGCTTCTTCACCTCGGGTCAGCCGTTCTCGGCCGTCGAACGGGCGCGCTTGCGTGCCTCTCGGGTCCGGGTGCGCGAGGTCCAGGCTCGCCACGCGATCGCCGCTATTGCCGATCGTCTCTCGGTCACCGACCGCGAGTGGACCGACCCCGACGACCGCGGTGACATCTCGGCTATCGAGGAGGGCTGGGTCGGTCGCTTCGAGGACGTCGAGTTTCGAGACCGAGAGACCAATCGGTGGCGACTCGTCGGTGCGCTGACGCTGACTGCGGTCGGTCTGGGTGTCCTCTTGCGGGCGCCGTCGCTCGTACTTGCGGCCGTTCCCGGAACTGGCCTGATCGCGTATCGATACCTCGGCTCGACGCCCGCACCGGCGCTCGTCGTCGAGCGGGCCGTCGACGAGGACGACCCCAACCCCGGCGAGGAGGTCCGAGTGACGGTGACCGTGACCAACGCTGGCGACGGGATGGCCTTCGATCTGCGACTGCTCGACGGCGTGCCGCCCAGCCTGGGCGTCGTCGATGGGTCGCCACGCCACGGGACGACCCTCCAGCCCGGCGCTTCGACCCGCTTTGCGTACGTCGTCGAGGCCGACCGCGGCGAGCACCGCTTCGAGTCGCCGCTGGTCGTGGCCCGCGATCCCAGCGGCGGGATCGAGCGGACCGCGACTGTCGACGCCGAGGGCGAACAGTTCATCCGGTGTGAGCCTCGCCCGACCCAGGAGCTGTCTGTTCCGGTTCGGACCCAGACGTCCCGAGACGTCGGTCGCGTCGTCACTGACAGCGGTGGCAGTGGCCTGGAGTTTCACTCCGTGCGGGAGTATCGCAGCGGTGATCCGATGAAGCGGATCGACTGGAACCGGGCGGCCCGCGGCGGCGGGATGGCGACCCTGCAGTTCCGCGAGGAACACGCCGCGACGGTCGTGTTGCTGATCGACGCCCGCGACGAGGCGTTCGTCGCCCCCGATCGAAGCTCGTCGAGCGCGCTCGAGCGCAGCCTCGGGGCCGTCGCGGAGGTCTTCCTCAGTCGCCTCGACAGCGACGACCGCGTCGGGCTGGCGGCGCTGGCGGCCGACGACTGCTGGCTCGCGCCCGGTGCTGGCCACGGCCACTGGCCGCTGGCTCGCCGGCTGTTGACGACCGACAGCGCCTTCACCGAGACCGGCGGTGACAAGCGCTTCTATCCGATCGTGGCCATGCGTCGCCTGCGGAAGAAGCTCCCGAAGAACGCCCAGCTCGTGTTGTTCTCGCCGCTGTGTGACGACACGGCCGTCTGGATGGCGCGCCGACTCCACGCCTACGGGTATCCGATGACGGTCGTCAGCCCCGATCCGACCACGACCGTCTCGCCGGGGCGGACGACTGCGCACATGGAACGCCAACTCCGACTGTCACGGCTCCGACGAGCCGATGTCCGCGTGATCGACTGGGAGTTCGACGAACCGCTTGAGGCTGCCACGACTCGCGCCACTCGGCGGTGGTCGCGATGA
- a CDS encoding AAA family ATPase, with the protein MDVDEASSACESLLSEIEGAVITDREFLETVLLGVVGRGHVLLEDVPGTGKTLTARMFAKSLGLSFSRIQFTPDLLPADVTGTHIFNEKDRTFEFSKGPIFANVVLADEINRAPPKTQSALLEAMEEEQVTVDGDTHELPDPFFVIATQNPVEMEGTFELPEAQVDRFAIKTAMGYPDEEGEFELLRRRAGRTEQSPSVEKVLDSEAVRALRTTPESITVEEDVLEYIARLCRQTRQHRHVEVGVSPRGTQRLFEMARARATIVGREFVTPDDVKRVAQPGMAHRLVLTPDARVEDIQKSSVVSDVLGSVEVPTV; encoded by the coding sequence ATGGACGTCGACGAAGCGAGTTCCGCCTGTGAATCCCTGCTCAGTGAGATCGAAGGCGCAGTCATCACCGACCGAGAGTTCCTCGAAACCGTCCTCCTCGGGGTCGTCGGCCGGGGCCACGTCCTGCTCGAAGACGTGCCCGGCACGGGCAAGACCCTGACTGCACGGATGTTCGCAAAGTCCCTTGGCCTGTCGTTTTCCCGAATCCAGTTCACGCCCGACCTCCTCCCGGCGGACGTGACCGGCACCCACATCTTCAACGAGAAGGATCGAACCTTCGAGTTCTCGAAAGGCCCGATCTTCGCCAACGTCGTCCTCGCAGACGAGATCAACCGCGCCCCGCCCAAGACCCAGTCGGCCCTGCTCGAAGCGATGGAAGAAGAGCAAGTCACCGTCGACGGCGACACCCACGAACTGCCCGATCCGTTCTTCGTCATCGCGACCCAGAACCCCGTCGAGATGGAGGGCACCTTCGAGTTACCCGAAGCGCAGGTCGACCGCTTCGCCATCAAGACCGCGATGGGCTACCCCGACGAAGAAGGCGAGTTCGAACTCCTGCGACGCCGTGCCGGCCGAACCGAACAGAGCCCCTCCGTCGAGAAAGTACTCGACTCCGAGGCCGTTCGGGCCCTCCGGACGACTCCGGAGTCGATCACCGTCGAGGAGGACGTCCTCGAATACATCGCGCGACTCTGCCGGCAGACCCGCCAACACCGTCACGTCGAAGTGGGGGTGTCGCCGCGCGGGACCCAGCGCCTGTTCGAGATGGCCCGCGCCCGCGCGACTATCGTCGGTCGGGAGTTCGTCACGCCCGACGACGTCAAACGCGTCGCCCAGCCCGGGATGGCCCACCGGCTCGTGCTCACGCCCGACGCCCGCGTCGAAGACATCCAGAAATCGTCGGTCGTCAGCGACGTCCTCGGCAGCGTCGAAGTGCCGACGGTCTAA
- a CDS encoding DUF7519 family protein yields the protein MSVERSPSRQGLALTGATALLAAVAASLGGGIVALLGVPLALFGVRRTSRLVLAGGVFALFAGVVLAGVAEADPGLVLLAMVGTVLCWDVGENAISLAEQLRSSAGGRVEAVHAAASTLLAGGVAVGGYSIFLLSSGGQPGVALSLLVLGTVLVLLVLGD from the coding sequence ATGAGCGTCGAGCGCAGCCCGTCCCGGCAGGGACTGGCGCTGACCGGTGCGACGGCACTTCTGGCGGCGGTCGCCGCGAGTCTCGGTGGCGGAATCGTCGCGTTACTCGGGGTACCGCTGGCACTGTTCGGAGTTCGTCGCACGTCGCGGCTCGTCCTCGCCGGCGGGGTGTTCGCGCTGTTCGCCGGCGTCGTTCTCGCCGGCGTGGCCGAGGCCGATCCAGGACTCGTCCTGCTCGCGATGGTCGGGACGGTGCTGTGCTGGGACGTCGGCGAGAACGCCATCTCGCTGGCCGAGCAGTTGCGATCGAGCGCTGGCGGGCGTGTCGAGGCCGTCCACGCCGCGGCGAGCACGCTGCTGGCCGGTGGCGTCGCCGTCGGCGGCTACAGTATCTTTCTGCTATCGAGCGGCGGCCAGCCGGGCGTCGCGCTGTCGCTGCTCGTGCTGGGGACGGTGCTGGTGTTGCTCGTGCTCGGTGATTGA
- a CDS encoding VOC family protein, producing MPDDHPTHVGHVHLKVRDVDRALEFYTEVLGLDVTERHGRYAFCSWGQHHHDVALQGLGADAPAPGPGVGMYHAAFEVDTPEALRTIFERLQDRGIQVSPVDHGISKALYFDDPAGNGLEVYLDTRMERDQQAWQGRNEPFDPTEL from the coding sequence ATGCCAGACGACCACCCCACCCACGTCGGTCACGTCCACCTCAAAGTACGGGACGTCGACCGCGCACTCGAGTTCTACACCGAGGTCCTGGGTCTCGACGTCACCGAACGCCACGGCCGCTACGCCTTCTGCTCGTGGGGCCAGCACCACCACGACGTCGCCCTCCAGGGCCTCGGCGCGGACGCACCCGCTCCCGGCCCCGGCGTCGGCATGTACCACGCCGCCTTCGAGGTCGACACTCCAGAGGCGTTACGAACTATTTTCGAGCGGTTGCAAGATCGCGGTATCCAGGTCAGCCCGGTCGATCACGGGATCAGCAAGGCACTCTACTTCGACGACCCTGCCGGTAACGGGCTGGAAGTCTATCTGGACACTCGCATGGAACGAGACCAACAAGCGTGGCAGGGTCGAAACGAGCCGTTCGATCCGACCGAGCTGTGA
- a CDS encoding GMP synthase subunit A — translation MTHIDVIDNHGQFTHLEQRALRDMGVDVELIDNDTPPEEIDADGLVLSGGPDIDRIGNCPEYLDLDIPVFGICLGMQIIADERGGRVGGGEYGGYADVTVEILDDEDPLVGSLAPETRVWASHADEVKEVPEGFERTAKSDVCGVEAMSNVEDGLYGVQWHPEVAHTERGEEVFENFIAICEEKAAMAEQ, via the coding sequence ATGACTCACATCGACGTCATCGACAACCACGGCCAGTTCACCCATCTGGAGCAACGCGCGCTCCGCGACATGGGCGTGGACGTCGAGCTGATCGACAACGACACGCCACCCGAAGAGATCGACGCCGACGGGCTGGTCCTCTCCGGCGGACCGGACATCGACCGCATCGGCAACTGCCCGGAGTACCTCGATCTCGATATCCCCGTCTTCGGCATCTGTCTCGGCATGCAGATCATCGCCGACGAACGCGGCGGCCGGGTCGGTGGCGGCGAGTACGGCGGCTACGCCGACGTCACCGTCGAGATCCTCGACGACGAGGATCCGCTCGTGGGATCGCTCGCACCCGAGACGCGGGTGTGGGCCAGCCACGCCGACGAGGTCAAGGAGGTCCCCGAGGGCTTCGAACGCACGGCCAAAAGCGACGTCTGTGGCGTCGAAGCGATGTCGAACGTCGAGGACGGCCTCTACGGTGTCCAGTGGCACCCCGAGGTCGCCCACACCGAGCGCGGCGAGGAAGTCTTCGAGAACTTCATCGCGATCTGTGAAGAGAAGGCGGCTATGGCCGAGCAGTAG
- a CDS encoding hydantoinase B/oxoprolinase family protein yields MTDLDAVELEILRNQLESVAEEMGEVLIRGAYSPNITERRDCSTALFDAEGRMVAQAEHIPVHLGAMPDAVEVVLERDPKPGDVFALNDPFQGGTHLPDITLVSPITPAEEEIVGYAVSRAHHADVGGMTPGSMPAGAREITQEGLRLPPVRLVSEGSVVDDAMSILLANVRAPAERRADLQAQLAANERGAERVGELLETHGDRLLAAFDAVIDYSRERVERELRELPDGTYRASDVLEGDGVIDSDVPIEVTVEIDGAELDVDFVGTAPQVEGNVNAPIAVAKSAVYYVLRCVTDPDVPPNHGCYEPVTVRAPEGSLLNPDPPAAVVGGNVETSQRVTDVVFAALAEAVPERVPAGGQGTMNNLVIGTDAFAYYETIGGGAGARPDGDGLSGVQVGMTNTLNTPVETLEGAYPLRVQTYAIREGSGGAGRHRGGNGLVRELRTEADATVSLLTERRRHAPKGLASGEDGQPGRNLIDGEVVGAKTTREVPAGTVVRIETPGGGGHGPPQDNLQD; encoded by the coding sequence ATGACCGATCTCGACGCGGTCGAACTGGAGATTCTCAGGAACCAACTGGAGAGCGTCGCCGAGGAGATGGGCGAAGTGCTGATTCGCGGCGCGTACTCGCCGAACATCACCGAGCGCCGTGACTGCTCGACGGCGCTGTTCGACGCAGAGGGGCGGATGGTCGCCCAGGCCGAACATATCCCGGTCCACCTCGGCGCGATGCCCGACGCCGTCGAAGTCGTGCTCGAACGCGACCCGAAGCCGGGCGACGTCTTCGCGCTCAACGACCCCTTCCAGGGTGGGACCCACCTGCCGGACATCACCCTCGTCTCGCCAATCACTCCAGCTGAGGAGGAGATTGTGGGCTACGCCGTCTCTCGCGCCCACCACGCCGACGTCGGTGGCATGACGCCCGGGAGTATGCCTGCCGGTGCGCGCGAGATCACCCAGGAGGGGCTCCGTCTGCCCCCGGTCCGACTCGTTTCGGAGGGGTCGGTCGTCGACGATGCCATGTCGATATTGCTGGCGAACGTCCGCGCGCCGGCCGAGCGCCGAGCGGATCTGCAGGCACAGTTGGCTGCCAACGAGCGCGGGGCCGAGCGCGTCGGTGAGTTGCTCGAAACCCACGGTGACCGGCTGCTGGCGGCGTTCGACGCCGTGATCGACTACTCTCGCGAGCGCGTCGAGCGCGAACTCCGGGAGCTCCCGGACGGCACCTACCGCGCCAGCGACGTGCTGGAGGGCGACGGCGTGATCGATTCGGACGTCCCGATCGAGGTCACGGTCGAGATCGACGGCGCCGAACTGGACGTGGACTTCGTGGGGACGGCCCCGCAGGTCGAGGGCAACGTCAACGCACCGATAGCGGTCGCGAAGAGCGCGGTCTACTACGTCCTTCGGTGTGTGACCGATCCCGACGTGCCGCCGAATCACGGCTGCTACGAGCCGGTGACGGTTCGCGCACCCGAGGGGTCGCTACTGAACCCGGATCCGCCCGCCGCAGTGGTCGGGGGCAACGTCGAGACGAGCCAGCGAGTCACCGACGTCGTCTTCGCGGCGCTGGCCGAAGCTGTTCCCGAGCGCGTCCCCGCGGGCGGGCAGGGGACGATGAACAACCTCGTAATCGGCACAGATGCGTTCGCCTACTACGAGACCATCGGCGGCGGCGCGGGTGCGCGCCCTGACGGCGACGGGCTCTCGGGGGTCCAGGTCGGGATGACCAACACCCTGAACACACCGGTCGAGACCCTGGAGGGGGCCTATCCGCTGCGAGTGCAGACCTACGCCATCCGCGAGGGCAGCGGCGGCGCGGGCCGCCATCGCGGCGGGAACGGACTCGTCCGGGAACTCAGGACCGAGGCCGACGCGACGGTCTCGCTGTTGACCGAGCGGCGTCGCCACGCACCGAAGGGACTGGCCAGTGGCGAGGACGGACAGCCGGGCCGTAATCTGATCGACGGCGAGGTCGTCGGCGCGAAGACCACCCGGGAAGTTCCTGCCGGGACGGTCGTCAGGATCGAGACGCCCGGCGGTGGCGGGCACGGACCGCCTCAAGACAACCTTCAGGATTGA
- a CDS encoding DUF4129 domain-containing protein — translation MNRNRIVVLVVAAVCVAGLALAAATVSTPSAEDRSGDGTGFGPETPDDSEDGQLTGSKGGGDLPEIFLYAGAVIFTITALTALYFLAKALNVRTVVVVVVAFALILLVGMLVLSAVLDLSAFVGDGRPEVTPTPTPVDGGGGDGNGRVPTESPTQNTDVPIVLLGAFGVVALALVAAIYRFSGTDTDVAVSTPAEEAESETGDVQAVGEAAGRAADKLEGDSETVENAIYRAWREMTAALEVENPRTTTPEEFADVAIDAGMVPDDVRELTWLFEEVRYGDAGVTDEREQRASEALRRIQETYAGGDDDV, via the coding sequence GTGAATCGCAATCGCATCGTCGTCCTGGTGGTCGCGGCGGTCTGTGTCGCCGGCCTCGCGCTGGCGGCTGCGACGGTCTCGACGCCCTCTGCGGAGGATCGGTCCGGCGACGGGACTGGGTTCGGTCCGGAGACTCCTGACGATTCCGAGGACGGCCAGCTGACGGGTTCGAAGGGTGGTGGCGACCTACCCGAAATCTTCCTGTACGCGGGGGCAGTGATCTTTACTATCACGGCCTTGACGGCTCTGTATTTCCTCGCGAAGGCGCTCAACGTACGGACCGTCGTCGTGGTCGTCGTCGCGTTCGCTCTCATCCTCCTCGTCGGGATGCTCGTGCTCTCGGCGGTGCTGGATCTGTCGGCGTTCGTCGGGGATGGCAGACCCGAAGTGACACCCACACCGACGCCCGTAGACGGCGGCGGTGGTGACGGCAACGGGCGGGTCCCGACCGAGTCACCGACCCAGAACACCGACGTTCCGATCGTCTTGCTCGGGGCCTTCGGCGTCGTCGCCTTGGCGCTCGTCGCGGCGATCTATCGGTTCTCCGGGACTGATACCGACGTCGCCGTCTCGACACCTGCCGAAGAAGCCGAGTCCGAGACTGGCGATGTCCAGGCCGTCGGCGAGGCTGCGGGCCGCGCAGCCGACAAGCTCGAGGGAGACTCCGAGACGGTCGAGAACGCGATCTATCGGGCCTGGCGTGAGATGACCGCTGCACTGGAGGTCGAGAATCCGCGAACGACCACGCCCGAGGAGTTCGCCGATGTCGCCATCGACGCCGGGATGGTTCCCGACGACGTCCGGGAACTCACCTGGCTGTTCGAGGAGGTACGCTACGGTGACGCGGGAGTGACCGACGAGCGCGAACAGCGAGCTAGCGAGGCGCTGCGCCGTATCCAGGAGACCTACGCCGGAGGTGACGACGATGTCTGA
- a CDS encoding hydantoinase/oxoprolinase family protein, which produces MTTVWLGVDVGGTFTDVALVVDGQLTTAKVPTTDDQSEGVLDGIEVACDRAGIVPGDVDRFRHGTTVAVNALLEGDGAETALVTTDGFADVLEIARQDRPALYDLSVTKPDPLVPRERRYTVDERATPDGVETPVGPEAVRELAGGIDAESVAVSLLHAYAHPENEQRVAEILREELECPVSASHEVLATVREYERTATTVAEAFVTPVVDAYLDRLVRRASAAGLPEPRVMQGNGGIADVDVVREHAATTVMSGPAAGVVGASMLGGDGAGLVTFDMGGTSSDVSLVRNGEAVQTTEADVGGYPVRVPMVDVHTVGAGGGSIAWVDEGGALRVGPRSAGADPGPACYGHGGTEPTVTDANLLLGYLGPDTVLGEDLELAVEPARAALDELADEAGLADARVAAEGVYRVANAAMTRAIRTVTVERGHDPRAFALVAFGGAGPMHAAALAERLGIERVLVPRASGVRSAVGLLAADEVHDAVRTHRTPLSEADVERIESIYADLAEQVLVESADSEAATVDRSAACRYAGQRFELDVEVPDPFDPAVVTDRFQAVHEREHGYHLDDEQVELVTLRATATTPGDPPPVGHDGDGDSQLETREAVFDGELRETAIHDPARLSVDQQIDGPAVFEGGESTVLVPPDWTATVDDRGTLRLEAADAEGGEQ; this is translated from the coding sequence ATGACAACGGTGTGGCTCGGGGTCGACGTCGGCGGCACCTTCACTGACGTCGCGCTGGTCGTCGACGGCCAGTTGACGACCGCGAAAGTACCGACGACCGACGACCAGAGCGAGGGGGTCCTCGACGGCATCGAGGTTGCCTGCGACCGCGCCGGGATCGTCCCTGGCGACGTGGATCGCTTCCGCCACGGAACGACCGTCGCGGTCAACGCGCTGCTGGAAGGCGACGGCGCCGAGACGGCGCTCGTCACGACCGATGGGTTCGCAGACGTACTCGAGATCGCCAGACAGGACCGGCCCGCACTCTACGATCTCTCGGTGACGAAACCCGACCCACTCGTCCCGCGCGAGCGACGATACACTGTCGATGAGCGTGCGACCCCTGACGGGGTCGAGACGCCCGTCGGTCCCGAGGCCGTTCGCGAACTCGCAGGCGGTATCGACGCCGAGAGCGTCGCAGTCAGTCTGCTGCATGCCTATGCCCATCCCGAAAACGAACAGCGAGTGGCGGAGATCCTGCGCGAGGAACTCGAGTGCCCGGTGTCGGCCTCCCACGAGGTGCTGGCGACGGTGCGCGAGTACGAGCGGACTGCCACCACGGTCGCGGAGGCGTTCGTCACACCCGTCGTCGACGCCTACCTCGATCGACTGGTGCGTCGGGCGAGCGCGGCCGGTTTGCCCGAACCGCGCGTGATGCAGGGCAACGGCGGCATCGCCGACGTCGACGTCGTTCGCGAGCACGCTGCGACGACGGTGATGTCCGGGCCTGCCGCGGGGGTCGTCGGGGCGTCGATGCTCGGGGGCGACGGCGCGGGACTGGTGACCTTCGACATGGGCGGCACGTCGAGTGACGTGAGCCTCGTCCGCAACGGCGAGGCCGTCCAGACCACCGAGGCCGACGTCGGTGGCTATCCGGTCCGAGTCCCGATGGTCGACGTCCACACCGTCGGTGCCGGCGGCGGCTCGATCGCCTGGGTCGACGAGGGCGGAGCATTGCGGGTCGGACCACGCTCTGCGGGTGCCGATCCCGGCCCGGCCTGCTACGGCCACGGCGGCACCGAACCGACTGTGACGGACGCGAACCTCTTGCTTGGCTATCTCGGGCCCGACACCGTCCTCGGAGAGGATCTCGAACTTGCGGTCGAACCCGCTCGCGCGGCGCTGGACGAACTGGCCGACGAAGCGGGACTGGCCGACGCTCGCGTGGCCGCCGAGGGCGTCTACCGGGTCGCCAACGCCGCGATGACCCGGGCGATCAGGACGGTGACGGTCGAACGCGGTCACGACCCGCGCGCGTTCGCGCTCGTGGCGTTCGGTGGCGCCGGCCCGATGCACGCCGCCGCGCTGGCCGAGCGGCTGGGGATCGAACGCGTACTCGTCCCGCGGGCCAGCGGCGTCCGTTCGGCCGTCGGCCTGCTCGCGGCCGACGAGGTCCACGACGCCGTCCGAACTCACCGGACGCCACTCTCCGAGGCCGATGTCGAGCGGATCGAGTCGATCTACGCCGACCTCGCCGAGCAGGTGCTCGTCGAGAGCGCCGACTCCGAGGCAGCGACGGTCGACCGCTCGGCGGCCTGTCGCTACGCCGGCCAGCGGTTCGAACTCGACGTCGAGGTCCCCGATCCGTTCGATCCTGCCGTCGTGACCGACCGCTTCCAGGCCGTGCACGAGCGCGAGCACGGCTACCATCTCGACGACGAACAGGTCGAACTCGTCACGCTGCGGGCCACGGCGACGACGCCTGGTGACCCGCCGCCGGTCGGCCACGACGGGGATGGCGATTCGCAACTGGAGACACGCGAGGCAGTCTTCGACGGTGAACTGCGAGAGACGGCGATCCACGATCCTGCGCGTCTCAGCGTCGACCAGCAAATCGACGGACCAGCCGTTTTCGAGGGCGGCGAGAGCACGGTCCTCGTCCCCCCGGACTGGACGGCCACCGTCGACGACCGCGGGACGTTGCGCCTGGAGGCCGCCGACGCCGAGGGAGGTGAGCAATGA